A window from Peromyscus eremicus chromosome 1, PerEre_H2_v1, whole genome shotgun sequence encodes these proteins:
- the Chuk gene encoding inhibitor of nuclear factor kappa-B kinase subunit alpha isoform X2 → MERPPGLRPGAGGPWEMRERLGTGGFGNVCLYQHRELDIKIAIKSCRLELSTKNRERWCHEIQIMKKLNHANVVKACDVPEELNFLINDVPLLAMEYCSGGDLRKLLNKPENCCGLKESQILSLLSDIGSGIRYLHENKIIHRDLKPENIVLQDVGGKIMHKIIDLGYAKDVDQGSLCTSFVGTLQYLAPELFENKPYTATVDYWSFGTMVFECIAGYRPFLHHLQPFTWHEKIKKKDPKCIFACEEMTGEVRFSSHLPQPNNLCSLIVEPMESWLQLMLNWDPQQRGGPIDLTLKQPRCFVLMDHILNLKIVHILNMTSAKIISFLLPCDESFHSLQSRIERETGISTGSQELLSETGISLDPRKPASQCVLDGVRGCDSYMVYLFDKSKTVYEGPFASRSLSDCVNYIVQDSKIQLPVIQLRKVWAEAVHYVSGLKEDYSRLFQGQRAAMLSLLRYNANLTKMKNTLISASQQLKAKLEFFHKSIQLDLERYSEQMTYGISSEKMLKAWKEMEEKAIHYAEVGVIGYLEDQIMSLHTEIMELQKSPYGRRQGDLMESLEQRAIDLYKQLKHRPTDHTYSDSTEMVKIIVHTVQSQDRVLKELFGHLSKLLGCKQKIIDLLPEVEVALSNIKEADNTVMFMQGKRQKEIWHLLKIACTQSSARSLVGSSLEGTVTPPASAWMPPMLADREHPLTRVRDLSTNDRRKSELSWPFKYYYS, encoded by the exons ATGGAGCGGCCCCCGGGGCTGCGGCCGGGCGCGGGCGGCCCCTGGGAGATGCGGGAGCGGCTTGGCACCGGCGGCTTCGGGAACGTCTGTCTGTACCAGCACCGG GAACTTGATATCAAAATCGCAATTAAGTCTTGTCGCCTAGAGTTAAGTACCAAAAACAGAGAACGATGGTGCCATGAAATCCAGATCATGAAAAA GTTGAACCATGCAAATGTCGTAAAGGCCTGCGATGTTCCAGAGGaattgaattttttaattaatgacgTGCCTCTTCTGGCAATGGAGTACTGTTCTGGAGGAGATCTCCGGAAG ctACTCAACAAACCAGAAAATTGTTGTGGACTTAAAGAAAGCCAGATACTTTCTTTACTGAGTGACATAG gATCTGGGATTCGATATTTGCatgaaaacaaaattatacaTCGAGATCTAAAACCTGAAAATATAGTTCTTCAAGATGTTGGTGGGAAG ATAATGCATAAAATAATTGATTTGGGTTATGCCAAAGATGTTGATCAAGGAAGTCTCTGTACATCCTTCGTGGGAACATTACAGTATTTG GCCCCAGAGCTCTTTGAAAATAAGCCGTACACAGCCACTGTGGATTATTGGAGCTTTGGGACCATGGTGTTTGAATGTATTGCTGGATATAGGCCTTTTTTGCATCATCTGCAGCCGTTTACCTG GCATGAGAAGATTAAGAAGAAAGATCCAAAGTGTATATTTGCATGTGAAGAGATGACTGGAGAAGTTAGGTTTAGTAGCCATTTACCTCAACCAAACAACCTTTGTAG tTTAATTGTAGAGCCCATGGAAAGCTGGCTACAATTGATGCTGAATTGGGACCCACAGCAGAGAGGGGGACCTATTGATCTTACTTTGAAGCAGCCAAGATGTTTTGTATTAATGGATCACATTCTCAACTTAAAG ATAGTGCACATCCTAAATATGACTTCTGcaaaaatcatttcttttctgttaccATGTGATGAAAGTTTTCATTCACTGCAGTCTCGTATTGAGCGTGAAACGGGAATAAGTACCGGTTCTCAAGAACTTCTGTCAGAGACAGGAATTTCTCTGGATCCTCGGAAACCAGCCTCTCAGTGTGTTCTAGATGGAGTT agaggCTGTGATAGCTACATGGTTTATTTGTTTGATAAAAGTAAGACTGTATATGAAGGACCATTTGCATCCAGAAGTTTATCTGATTGTGTAAATTATATTG TTCAAGACAGCAAGATACAGCTTCCAGTTATACAGCTGCGGAAAGTGTGGGCTGAAGCAGTGCACTATGTGTCTGGGCTAAAGGAGGACTACAGCAGACTCTTTCAGGGCCAGAGAGCAGCCAT GTTAAGTCTTCTTAGATATAATGCTAACTTGACAAAAATGAAGAATACTTTGATCTCAGCATCACAGCAACTCAAAGCTAAATTGGAGTTTTTTCACAAAAGCATTCAGCTTGACTTGGAGAGATATAGTGAGCAGATGACTTATGGGATAT catcAGAAAAAATGCTGAAAGcatggaaagaaatggaagaaaaggcCATTCACTATGCTGAG GTTGGTGTCATTGGCTACCTTGAGGATCAAATTATGTCTTTGCACACTGAAATCATGGAGCTTCAGAAGAGCCCCTATGGAAGACGCCAGGGAGACTTGATGGAATCTCT gGAACAGCGTGCCATTGATCTCTATAAGCAGTTAAAGCATAGACCTACAG ATCACACCTACAGTGACAGCACAGAGATGGTGaagatcattgtgcacactgtGCAGAGTCAGGACCGTGTTCTCAAGGAACTGTTTGGTCACCTGAG CAAGTTGCTGGGCTGTAAACAGAAGATTATTGATCTACTCCCCGAGGTGGAAGTGGCCCTCAGTAACATCAAAGAAGCTGACAATACTGTCATGTTTATGCagggaaagaggcagaaagaaatatGGCATCTCCTTAAAATTGCCTGT ACACAGAGTTCTGCCCGCTCTCTTGTGGGATCCAGTCTAGAAGGCACAGTAACCCCTCCAGCCTCAGCATGGATGCCCCCTATGTTAGCAGACCGTGAACATCCTCTGACACGTGTG AGAGACCTTAGCACAAATGATAGAAGAAAATCTGAACTGTCTTGGCCATTTAAGTACTATTATTCATGA
- the Chuk gene encoding inhibitor of nuclear factor kappa-B kinase subunit alpha isoform X1, with protein sequence MERPPGLRPGAGGPWEMRERLGTGGFGNVCLYQHRELDIKIAIKSCRLELSTKNRERWCHEIQIMKKLNHANVVKACDVPEELNFLINDVPLLAMEYCSGGDLRKLLNKPENCCGLKESQILSLLSDIGSGIRYLHENKIIHRDLKPENIVLQDVGGKIMHKIIDLGYAKDVDQGSLCTSFVGTLQYLAPELFENKPYTATVDYWSFGTMVFECIAGYRPFLHHLQPFTWHEKIKKKDPKCIFACEEMTGEVRFSSHLPQPNNLCSLIVEPMESWLQLMLNWDPQQRGGPIDLTLKQPRCFVLMDHILNLKIVHILNMTSAKIISFLLPCDESFHSLQSRIERETGISTGSQELLSETGISLDPRKPASQCVLDGVRGCDSYMVYLFDKSKTVYEGPFASRSLSDCVNYIVQDSKIQLPVIQLRKVWAEAVHYVSGLKEDYSRLFQGQRAAMLSLLRYNANLTKMKNTLISASQQLKAKLEFFHKSIQLDLERYSEQMTYGISSEKMLKAWKEMEEKAIHYAEVGVIGYLEDQIMSLHTEIMELQKSPYGRRQGDLMESLEQRAIDLYKQLKHRPTDHTYSDSTEMVKIIVHTVQSQDRVLKELFGHLSKLLGCKQKIIDLLPEVEVALSNIKEADNTVMFMQGKRQKEIWHLLKIACTQSSARSLVGSSLEGTVTPPASAWMPPMLADREHPLTRVVTPQDGETLAQMIEENLNCLGHLSTIIHEANEEQSRSMMSLDWSWLTE encoded by the exons ATGGAGCGGCCCCCGGGGCTGCGGCCGGGCGCGGGCGGCCCCTGGGAGATGCGGGAGCGGCTTGGCACCGGCGGCTTCGGGAACGTCTGTCTGTACCAGCACCGG GAACTTGATATCAAAATCGCAATTAAGTCTTGTCGCCTAGAGTTAAGTACCAAAAACAGAGAACGATGGTGCCATGAAATCCAGATCATGAAAAA GTTGAACCATGCAAATGTCGTAAAGGCCTGCGATGTTCCAGAGGaattgaattttttaattaatgacgTGCCTCTTCTGGCAATGGAGTACTGTTCTGGAGGAGATCTCCGGAAG ctACTCAACAAACCAGAAAATTGTTGTGGACTTAAAGAAAGCCAGATACTTTCTTTACTGAGTGACATAG gATCTGGGATTCGATATTTGCatgaaaacaaaattatacaTCGAGATCTAAAACCTGAAAATATAGTTCTTCAAGATGTTGGTGGGAAG ATAATGCATAAAATAATTGATTTGGGTTATGCCAAAGATGTTGATCAAGGAAGTCTCTGTACATCCTTCGTGGGAACATTACAGTATTTG GCCCCAGAGCTCTTTGAAAATAAGCCGTACACAGCCACTGTGGATTATTGGAGCTTTGGGACCATGGTGTTTGAATGTATTGCTGGATATAGGCCTTTTTTGCATCATCTGCAGCCGTTTACCTG GCATGAGAAGATTAAGAAGAAAGATCCAAAGTGTATATTTGCATGTGAAGAGATGACTGGAGAAGTTAGGTTTAGTAGCCATTTACCTCAACCAAACAACCTTTGTAG tTTAATTGTAGAGCCCATGGAAAGCTGGCTACAATTGATGCTGAATTGGGACCCACAGCAGAGAGGGGGACCTATTGATCTTACTTTGAAGCAGCCAAGATGTTTTGTATTAATGGATCACATTCTCAACTTAAAG ATAGTGCACATCCTAAATATGACTTCTGcaaaaatcatttcttttctgttaccATGTGATGAAAGTTTTCATTCACTGCAGTCTCGTATTGAGCGTGAAACGGGAATAAGTACCGGTTCTCAAGAACTTCTGTCAGAGACAGGAATTTCTCTGGATCCTCGGAAACCAGCCTCTCAGTGTGTTCTAGATGGAGTT agaggCTGTGATAGCTACATGGTTTATTTGTTTGATAAAAGTAAGACTGTATATGAAGGACCATTTGCATCCAGAAGTTTATCTGATTGTGTAAATTATATTG TTCAAGACAGCAAGATACAGCTTCCAGTTATACAGCTGCGGAAAGTGTGGGCTGAAGCAGTGCACTATGTGTCTGGGCTAAAGGAGGACTACAGCAGACTCTTTCAGGGCCAGAGAGCAGCCAT GTTAAGTCTTCTTAGATATAATGCTAACTTGACAAAAATGAAGAATACTTTGATCTCAGCATCACAGCAACTCAAAGCTAAATTGGAGTTTTTTCACAAAAGCATTCAGCTTGACTTGGAGAGATATAGTGAGCAGATGACTTATGGGATAT catcAGAAAAAATGCTGAAAGcatggaaagaaatggaagaaaaggcCATTCACTATGCTGAG GTTGGTGTCATTGGCTACCTTGAGGATCAAATTATGTCTTTGCACACTGAAATCATGGAGCTTCAGAAGAGCCCCTATGGAAGACGCCAGGGAGACTTGATGGAATCTCT gGAACAGCGTGCCATTGATCTCTATAAGCAGTTAAAGCATAGACCTACAG ATCACACCTACAGTGACAGCACAGAGATGGTGaagatcattgtgcacactgtGCAGAGTCAGGACCGTGTTCTCAAGGAACTGTTTGGTCACCTGAG CAAGTTGCTGGGCTGTAAACAGAAGATTATTGATCTACTCCCCGAGGTGGAAGTGGCCCTCAGTAACATCAAAGAAGCTGACAATACTGTCATGTTTATGCagggaaagaggcagaaagaaatatGGCATCTCCTTAAAATTGCCTGT ACACAGAGTTCTGCCCGCTCTCTTGTGGGATCCAGTCTAGAAGGCACAGTAACCCCTCCAGCCTCAGCATGGATGCCCCCTATGTTAGCAGACCGTGAACATCCTCTGACACGTGTGGTAACTCCTCAAGATGG AGAGACCTTAGCACAAATGATAGAAGAAAATCTGAACTGTCTTGGCCATTTAAGTACTATTATTCATGAAGCAAATGAGGAACAGAGCAGGAGTATGATG AGTCTTGACTGGAGCTGGTTAACAGAATGA